DNA sequence from the Prolixibacter sp. SD074 genome:
CCCGAAGGTTTCGTGCAGATAGCCAATTCGATTATGAACCGGATTGAAACGAATAGATACATCCATTTTGATGGACAATCCACTTTTATCAAGCACGTCCATGGTCTCTTCACGTTTTTTCTCCTTCACATCGTAAACATACAATTTATTCCATGGAGCAATCATGTGAAAACCGGGAAGATAGACATGTTCTTTATCCAGGCCGTTGGTAAATTGCCGGAAGATAACGGCACGTTCGCCCGGCTGAATAGTGAAAAAAATACTGCTGCTAAATACCACCAAAACAATAATGGCAATAACGGCAAGGACAATGTAGGATCGTTTAAAATTCATAAGATTATTTTAATTGATTAGTTCAAAAATTCTATCGCAGAAATAAAAGCCCTGTACTTCGAAAATACTGAAAAAGCAGGTAATCCGTAGTTTTGAAATTATGATTATTTTTCGATAGTTTTGAATATACAACAACTTCAGACAAATCTATGAAAAAAATAAAAGCATCTGAGCTTATTATCAATCCGGATGGCACCATTTTCCATTTGCATCTCAAACCTGAAAATCTTGCAAAAAACATAATTCTGGTCGGAGATCCGGGACGTGTGCAACTGGTTTCTTCTTTTTTCGACAATATCGAAACCACTTCCGAAAACCGGGAGTTTGTTTCGGCAACCGGTACCTTTCGCGGCAAGCGGATTACCGCATTATCCACCGGTATTGGAACCGACAATATCGATATTGTCGTGAACGAACTGGATGCACTGGTCAACATCGATTTGGAAACCCGCACGATTAAGGAAGAGCATACAGCGCTGAATATTGTCCGCATTGGTACTTCCGGGGCACTTCAGGCCGATATTCCGGTAAACAGTTACGTTGCTTCGAAACGGGCCATTGGTTTTGATGGTTTATTGAACTTTTACGCTGGCCGCGAAAAATTTGCCGATGTCGATTTCGAAAAATCGTTCAAAGAGCATACCGGATGGAATCCTTTGTTGACTTCACCATATGTCGTGGAAAGTGATCCTGCACTCTTTAATAAGATTGTAGGTAACGATATGGTTTCAGGCGTCACCATTTCGGCCCCGGGCTTTTATGGCCCGCAAGGTCGCGAACTTCGTTTACCAACGGCTGATCCCAGTTTGAACGATAAAATTGAAACCTTCCGTTTTAACGGGATGAAAATAACCAATTACGAAATGGAGTGCTCTGCTATTTATGGCTTGAGCCATCTATTGGGCCACCATGCCCTGACAATTTGTGCCATCATTGCCAACCGCGTAACCCGCGAAGCCAATGAAAACTATAAACCAGCAATTACAAATCTGGTTCAGACCGTACTTGAACGAATTGTTATGTAAACCTGAGCAATGGATAAACAGTTACAAGCCATGATTTCGTTGCTCGAAGACCCGGAAAAAAGGGTTTACGAAGCAGTACAGCAGGAATTAATGGATGCCGATCCTTCCCTGATTCCTAAATTGGAAGCAGCGTGGGAGAATGCTGATACCCTGCTGCAACAAAATCGCCTGGAGAAAGTGATTTCGCACCTCCGGTTCCGCAAGGTGGCCGACCGGTTAAAAAGCTGGAATGAACCGGAACTTCCCTCCTTCCTCGACGGATGGATCATTTTGAGTCAAATTCAGTACCCTGACCTGGAGCCGAAAGATGTTGAGATACAGATACAGCAAATTGTAACAGATGCGTGGCTGGAAATGAATGAATCGTTGACATCACTTGAAAAAACCACCATCCTGAATCACATTCTTTTCGAATTGTATCATTTTGACCTGAACGTGGCAAATTTTGGAGCGCTGCAAAACTGCTTTATCAACGATATCCTTTCATCCCGGAAGGGAAATCCTTCAACCCTAACGCTACTCTATTGCCTGGTAGCCAGGAAGCTGAACCTGCCCATTTACCACCTAAACCTGAAGCGGGTACTGTTTTTGGCTTATTATGATCCAGAGATGTCGAAGGAAGCATTCGGCACAACATCGTCTCCCATCCTCTTTTACATCAATCCGGCAAACAAAGGAGCCATCATTGGTCACAAGGAGATGGACTATTACCTAAGCCGCCAACAAATCGAAATGGGCTCGGACATTATTATGGACGATCGGTTTTGTTTGAAGGGCCTCATCGAAATTATGCAGGATGCCTATCGGGCGACAGGGGAAACGGAAAAGGTGGAGCAACTGGATGTACTGAAAGAAATAATTACCACCTAAAAAAGAGCTTCGAAAATTTCGAAGCTCTTTTTGCAGGTATCCTACTACCTATTTGGCATAATTAACCGCCCGGGTTTCCCGAATAACTGTAATTTTCACCTGCCCGGGATAAGTCATCTCATCCTGAATTTTCTTGGCGATATCGTACGAAAGTTCTTCCGCCTCCTTATCGGTCAGCCTATCACTTCCCACAATCACGCGCAATTCGCGACCTGCCTGAATAGCATAGGTCTTCATAACACCTGGATAAGAAAGCGCCATTGCCTCCAAATCTTTCAGTCGCTTGATGTATGATTCAACTGCTTCGCGACGGGCACCCGGACGGGCGCCTGAAATAGCGTCACAAACCTGAACGATAGGCGCCAGCAAGCTGGTCATTTCAATCTCATCGTGGTGCGCTCCAACCGCATTGGTTACAACCGGCTTCTCTTTGTATTTTTCAGCCAGCTTCATACCCAGGATTGCGTGTGGCAATTCCGGCTCGTCATCCGGCACCTTACCGATATCGTGCAACAGTCCGGCACGTTTGGCCTGTTTCGGGTTCAAACCCAATTCGGAAGCCATGATAGCACAAAGATTAGCTGTTTCGCGCGAATGTTGCAACAGGTTCTGTCCGTAAGAAGAACGGTATTTCATTTTACCAATCAAACGAATCAGTTCTGGATGCATTCCGTGAATTCCGAGATCGATACAGGTCCGTTTACCGGTTTCGATGATCTCTTCTTCAATCTGTTTCTTGACCTTGTTCACCACCTCTTCAATACGGGCCGGGTGGATACGTCCGTCGGTTACCAGTTGGTGCAATGCCAAACGGGCAATTTCACGACGTACCGGATCGAATGCTGAAAGAACGATGGCTTCGGGCGTATCGTCGACAATAATCTCGACTCCGGTAGCAGCTTCAAGTGCACGAATGTTACGTCCTTCACGACCGATAATGCGGCCTTTTATTTCGTCGTTCTCAATGTGGAAGATAGTAACAGAGTTCTCCACAGCGGTTTCGGTAGCAACTCGCTGAATCGATTTGATAACAATCTTTTTGGCCTCCTTGTTAGCGGTCATTTTGGCTTCATCCATAATTTCCTGGATGTACGACATCGCCTCGGTTTTCGCTTCATTTTTCAGTGAATCAGTCAACTGGGCTTTCGCCTCGTTAGCCGACAAACCAGAGATTGATTCCAGTTGTTCCACCTGCAGCTTGTGCATTTTGTCCAGTTCTTCGCTCTTCTGTTCAACCACTTCCAGCTGCGCCGTAAGATTTTCCCGAATCACTTCAACTTCCTTCCGGGTCGTTTCAAATTCCCTTACCTTATGCTGCAACTCTTCTTTTCGTTGCAGGAAGTTTGTTTCGCGCTGTTTGAGTTTATTCTCATTGCTTGTAATCCGCTGATTCTTTTCGTTGATATACTTCTCGTGTTCCGATTTCAGCTGGATGAATTTTTCTTTTGCCTGGAGTATTTTTTTCTCCTTCAGCATCTCGGCCCTGGCTTCTGCCTCGCCGATGAGTTTGTCTTTCTTCTTCTTCAGCGCCTTGTCCCAAACAAAGTAGGAAATCACCCCTCCTAAGATTAAGCCAACGACACCTGCTATGATTATCATTGTCATGTCACAATTATTTATAATTCAATTTTAACAAAAACCCGCAATTTCAACTTCTCCCAATCAAGTTTCCCTAATTGAAAGAAGACAAAATGCGGGCAAATATCATTAATTAAACTGACTTAATTAACTTTCCTTTTCCAGATATTCTGCTAAAAAATCGTTTAGTTCTTCCAGTTCTTCAACCAACGGCGAAATATCATTTCGCTTTTCAACGTCAAGCATCTGAATAACAAACTGCAACGTGGCCATCGACAGACAATCCTGGCTATCCTTATTGGCATAGCGCTGCTTGTACTGCAGAACCTTGTCGTTAATAATTTTCGCCGCCTTCCGTATCTTCTCCTCATCGTTGCGATCGATGCGCAACGGATACCGCCGGTCGGCTATATTAATATTGATTGAAAGTTTATCTTCCATTTCAGCAGGTGGTATTACTTATTTAACATCGCAATACACTTATCTATTTCCCGCACTATTCTGTTAATCTTAATACGGGCATCGTGCGATTGACCATCCGATGCCAGTAATGATTTGGCAAATTTCAGTTGTTCGTTTTTTTCCAGCAGCTCTTCGTTACGGCTGCTCAACAACCTAATTTGATCCTGTAGCTGAACCTGTTCTTCAAGAAGACGATAATTTTCACTTTTCAACGTTTCACAACGCCGAATAAGCTTATCGATTTTTTCCTTAAACTCTCCTAATAAAACAGTTTCACGCTCTGTCATACTTCAGGATTTCCTGCACAAAGTTAATATTTAAATCAAATCGAAAAAATTTCGTCACACATAATGCTGGTATGGTCGCTTTAAAGTTTTTATTTTCGTGAGATAAACCTAAAGGGA
Encoded proteins:
- the rny gene encoding ribonuclease Y → MTMIIIAGVVGLILGGVISYFVWDKALKKKKDKLIGEAEARAEMLKEKKILQAKEKFIQLKSEHEKYINEKNQRITSNENKLKQRETNFLQRKEELQHKVREFETTRKEVEVIRENLTAQLEVVEQKSEELDKMHKLQVEQLESISGLSANEAKAQLTDSLKNEAKTEAMSYIQEIMDEAKMTANKEAKKIVIKSIQRVATETAVENSVTIFHIENDEIKGRIIGREGRNIRALEAATGVEIIVDDTPEAIVLSAFDPVRREIARLALHQLVTDGRIHPARIEEVVNKVKKQIEEEIIETGKRTCIDLGIHGMHPELIRLIGKMKYRSSYGQNLLQHSRETANLCAIMASELGLNPKQAKRAGLLHDIGKVPDDEPELPHAILGMKLAEKYKEKPVVTNAVGAHHDEIEMTSLLAPIVQVCDAISGARPGARREAVESYIKRLKDLEAMALSYPGVMKTYAIQAGRELRVIVGSDRLTDKEAEELSYDIAKKIQDEMTYPGQVKITVIRETRAVNYAK
- a CDS encoding cell division protein ZapA, with amino-acid sequence MEDKLSININIADRRYPLRIDRNDEEKIRKAAKIINDKVLQYKQRYANKDSQDCLSMATLQFVIQMLDVEKRNDISPLVEELEELNDFLAEYLEKES
- a CDS encoding transglutaminase family protein; translation: MDKQLQAMISLLEDPEKRVYEAVQQELMDADPSLIPKLEAAWENADTLLQQNRLEKVISHLRFRKVADRLKSWNEPELPSFLDGWIILSQIQYPDLEPKDVEIQIQQIVTDAWLEMNESLTSLEKTTILNHILFELYHFDLNVANFGALQNCFINDILSSRKGNPSTLTLLYCLVARKLNLPIYHLNLKRVLFLAYYDPEMSKEAFGTTSSPILFYINPANKGAIIGHKEMDYYLSRQQIEMGSDIIMDDRFCLKGLIEIMQDAYRATGETEKVEQLDVLKEIITT
- a CDS encoding nucleoside phosphorylase — its product is MKKIKASELIINPDGTIFHLHLKPENLAKNIILVGDPGRVQLVSSFFDNIETTSENREFVSATGTFRGKRITALSTGIGTDNIDIVVNELDALVNIDLETRTIKEEHTALNIVRIGTSGALQADIPVNSYVASKRAIGFDGLLNFYAGREKFADVDFEKSFKEHTGWNPLLTSPYVVESDPALFNKIVGNDMVSGVTISAPGFYGPQGRELRLPTADPSLNDKIETFRFNGMKITNYEMECSAIYGLSHLLGHHALTICAIIANRVTREANENYKPAITNLVQTVLERIVM